Proteins from a single region of Bdellovibrio bacteriovorus HD100:
- a CDS encoding RDD family protein, whose amino-acid sequence MPLRGPAPRRRGPATPAPSRVNGLFKDRRDLSFEQGTGFHGGPSARRKGYKLALWSWLASFIDALILIAVSCVFMLMFSMIVKTPVGALLNHLFHSQHQLTFFAEVFVMFAWVYMITVRSLMGSTIGEWACDLRLGQPHERLQISYIFRVTLRSSLILITGIVTLPLLSLLAGKDLAGALSGLRLFSLK is encoded by the coding sequence GTGCCGTTAAGGGGCCCAGCCCCGCGTCGTCGTGGGCCGGCAACGCCGGCTCCGTCACGAGTGAACGGCTTGTTCAAGGATCGCCGGGATCTGAGTTTTGAACAGGGGACGGGTTTTCATGGCGGACCTTCCGCACGCCGCAAGGGTTATAAACTTGCGCTGTGGTCGTGGCTGGCGTCTTTCATTGATGCTTTGATTCTGATTGCGGTCAGTTGCGTGTTCATGCTGATGTTTTCGATGATCGTGAAAACACCGGTGGGTGCGCTCTTGAATCATTTGTTCCACAGTCAGCATCAGCTGACATTCTTTGCTGAAGTCTTTGTGATGTTTGCCTGGGTGTATATGATCACAGTGCGCAGCCTGATGGGTTCCACTATCGGGGAATGGGCGTGTGATCTGCGATTGGGGCAGCCTCATGAGCGTCTGCAAATCAGTTATATCTTCCGTGTGACTTTGCGCAGTTCCTTGATTTTAATCACCGGAATTGTGACGTTGCCGCTGCTTTCACTGTTGGCCGGAAAAGATCTGGCTGGCGCGCTTTCAGGCTTACGCCTTTTCTCTTTGAAGTAG
- a CDS encoding PilZ domain-containing protein has protein sequence MGEEQLKRPTGMYLMAILFILAPLGNLLISFVSSEYVNSQSGFVSFAQSVSNLDWMWLGLLLLTGVLLLRAHKATWTLAIGTLMLVLFINLYRWGNGEFSDSGLLVHGQLFMSCLITAFVLLLAFYFRFPYLDRRAQWLFPAASRYDFRTPVNVVAQDIFDGVTESISVSGARVRLQRDLEGSQGLRFVDVIFPDIRNMKVKSRVVEYRDNVLRLKFKELTERDRLYLQDWLRSQIETNGEKLS, from the coding sequence ATGGGGGAAGAACAGCTAAAAAGGCCAACGGGAATGTACCTGATGGCGATTCTTTTTATTCTGGCTCCATTGGGTAATCTTCTGATCAGTTTTGTAAGCTCTGAATATGTTAATTCACAAAGCGGTTTTGTCTCTTTCGCGCAATCAGTTTCAAATTTGGATTGGATGTGGCTGGGGCTTTTGCTTCTGACCGGGGTTTTGCTTTTGCGCGCTCATAAGGCGACATGGACTTTGGCTATCGGCACGTTGATGCTGGTGCTGTTCATCAACTTGTACCGCTGGGGTAATGGCGAGTTTTCCGACAGTGGTCTGCTGGTTCACGGACAGCTTTTCATGTCGTGCCTGATCACGGCCTTTGTTTTGTTATTGGCGTTTTATTTCCGCTTTCCATATCTGGACCGCCGTGCGCAGTGGTTGTTTCCGGCGGCGTCCCGCTATGATTTTCGTACTCCGGTAAATGTGGTGGCTCAGGATATCTTTGATGGTGTCACAGAATCGATTTCTGTCAGTGGCGCGCGCGTGCGCCTGCAGCGGGATCTTGAGGGGTCCCAAGGGTTGCGTTTCGTGGATGTGATTTTCCCGGACATTCGTAATATGAAGGTCAAAAGTCGAGTCGTGGAATATCGCGATAACGTGCTTCGCCTGAAGTTTAAAGAACTTACAGAGCGGGACCGGTTATATTTGCAGGACTGGTTGCGGTCTCAGATTGAGACAAACGGGGAAAAGTTAAGTTAA
- a CDS encoding L,D-transpeptidase family protein, translating into MKKTLLPLIALSLFATNSFAAGSKALDKSFRYCQDISQVDKLLDRSRESVDRLQAEELKVERIVVSKDRKELYLISGETLLKVYPVAFGRNPVGHKQFEGDNKTPEGLYSIDYKNPQSQYTKALHVSYPNKADVEFAKAQGKSAGGDIMIHGLPSEERKGQAVGLIHPMNWTQGCVAVTNPEIEEIYSLVKEKTLIEICKMSGN; encoded by the coding sequence ATGAAAAAGACATTGCTTCCCCTTATTGCTCTAAGTCTGTTTGCTACAAACTCTTTTGCTGCCGGTTCCAAGGCTCTGGATAAGTCTTTCCGCTATTGCCAAGACATTTCCCAGGTTGACAAACTTCTGGATCGCAGCCGTGAAAGCGTGGACCGTCTTCAGGCTGAAGAGTTGAAGGTGGAAAGAATTGTGGTCTCTAAAGACCGTAAAGAGCTTTATCTGATCTCTGGCGAGACTCTGTTGAAAGTGTACCCGGTGGCCTTCGGCAGAAACCCTGTCGGTCACAAACAGTTCGAGGGTGACAACAAGACGCCGGAAGGTTTGTACTCTATCGACTATAAAAATCCTCAAAGTCAGTACACAAAAGCTCTGCATGTTTCCTATCCGAACAAAGCGGATGTGGAGTTTGCAAAAGCGCAGGGAAAATCCGCGGGTGGCGATATTATGATCCACGGTCTGCCTTCGGAAGAGCGCAAGGGCCAGGCGGTGGGTTTGATCCATCCAATGAACTGGACCCAAGGGTGTGTGGCCGTGACCAATCCGGAGATCGAAGAGATTTATTCTCTTGTCAAAGAAAAGACTTTGATTGAAATCTGCAAAATGTCCGGCAACTAA
- a CDS encoding mechanosensitive ion channel family protein: MAEKFIKIQALYGLLELEPFILLGALIAITWIFYKFFLKEASDERHRSIRNHFRTLLRHYVILAFLFLLFIFMQTSEPQIGRFAKFIPYVAFLTFIWGNVVFVKTSRLIVLQYLFLGSMKHGVPLLLVNIFSLILSIVLVFWGITHVFGLEVGPLLATSAAASVILGLALQDTLGNLFAGISLQLDRNFEIGDWLEITSGIQKATGQVREITWRSTTLVGFSDELITFPNRFMANAQISNFSPPDNPIVRRQIFRLAFGQNIELAKQILERTVAGVGEIRGIPAPWAYVSDTNEHWVEVKIIYFIDNYGSQFNIGDKVYVRGIEALKAQGIKLARQVVELSDTNQGHEISR; the protein is encoded by the coding sequence ATGGCAGAAAAGTTTATCAAAATTCAGGCACTCTATGGACTCCTTGAACTTGAGCCTTTCATACTTTTGGGGGCGCTGATTGCCATCACCTGGATCTTTTATAAGTTCTTCCTGAAGGAAGCTTCCGATGAAAGACATCGCAGCATCCGCAATCATTTCCGCACGTTGCTTCGCCACTATGTGATTTTGGCCTTTTTGTTTTTGCTCTTTATTTTCATGCAGACCTCGGAACCCCAGATCGGACGTTTTGCCAAGTTCATCCCTTATGTCGCCTTCCTGACTTTTATTTGGGGGAACGTGGTGTTTGTGAAAACATCCCGTCTGATCGTCCTGCAGTACCTGTTCCTGGGGTCGATGAAGCACGGTGTTCCGCTGCTTCTGGTGAACATTTTCTCTCTGATCCTGTCGATCGTTTTGGTGTTCTGGGGCATCACTCATGTGTTTGGCCTGGAGGTCGGACCGCTGCTGGCGACGTCGGCGGCGGCCTCGGTGATTCTGGGTCTGGCGCTGCAGGACACTTTGGGAAATCTGTTTGCGGGTATTTCTTTGCAGCTGGATCGCAACTTTGAAATCGGCGACTGGCTGGAAATCACGAGCGGTATTCAGAAAGCCACCGGCCAGGTGCGCGAGATCACCTGGCGCTCCACCACGCTGGTGGGTTTTTCAGATGAGCTGATCACCTTCCCGAACCGTTTTATGGCCAATGCTCAGATTTCAAACTTCTCCCCGCCGGACAACCCTATCGTCCGTCGCCAGATCTTCCGCCTGGCATTTGGGCAGAATATTGAACTGGCCAAACAGATTCTGGAGCGCACCGTTGCTGGAGTCGGCGAAATCCGAGGCATTCCGGCACCTTGGGCCTATGTCAGTGACACCAACGAACACTGGGTGGAAGTCAAAATCATCTACTTCATTGATAACTACGGCTCTCAATTTAACATTGGCGACAAGGTTTATGTGCGTGGGATTGAGGCGCTGAAGGCTCAGGGCATCAAATTAGCTCGACAAGTGGTTGAGCTTTCGGATACAAACCAAGGCCATGAAATCAGCCGTTAA
- the ttcA gene encoding tRNA 2-thiocytidine(32) synthetase TtcA, producing the protein MKSAVNFELPLAVKIRKQIVQALNDFNMIEDGDKVMVCVSGGKDSSVLLALLTEIQRRSERKFQIEAAILDQKQPGFDVSKFKVWVESLGVPFHIVEKDTYSIVKEKVQGGTFCSLCSRLRRAILYDFAHANGFTKLALGHHRDDVVHTALLNMFYVGTTAAMPPKLKSDDERNILVRPLCYVSERDIEELAAEWAFPVIPCNLCGSQDGLKRQRIKKLVRDLEKEIPNIYASIQTSMTNIKPSQLMDQDLWDFKNLKT; encoded by the coding sequence ATGAAATCAGCCGTTAATTTTGAACTTCCCCTGGCGGTAAAAATCCGCAAACAGATCGTGCAGGCCTTGAACGACTTCAACATGATTGAAGACGGCGACAAGGTCATGGTCTGCGTTTCCGGCGGCAAAGATTCCAGTGTATTGCTGGCCCTGCTGACCGAAATCCAAAGACGCTCTGAGCGCAAATTCCAAATCGAAGCTGCCATCCTGGATCAAAAACAACCCGGCTTTGATGTGTCCAAATTCAAAGTTTGGGTGGAAAGCCTGGGCGTGCCTTTTCATATCGTTGAAAAAGACACTTATTCCATCGTGAAAGAAAAAGTTCAGGGCGGAACGTTCTGCTCCCTTTGCTCGCGTCTGCGCCGTGCGATTCTTTATGATTTTGCGCACGCCAACGGCTTTACCAAACTGGCGCTGGGTCATCACCGCGATGACGTCGTTCACACGGCCTTGCTGAACATGTTCTATGTCGGCACCACGGCGGCCATGCCACCAAAACTGAAATCTGACGACGAACGCAACATTCTGGTCCGCCCGCTGTGCTATGTTTCTGAAAGAGATATCGAAGAGCTGGCCGCCGAATGGGCCTTCCCGGTGATCCCGTGCAATCTGTGCGGATCCCAGGACGGACTGAAACGTCAGCGTATCAAGAAGCTTGTTCGAGACCTCGAAAAAGAGATCCCGAACATCTATGCCTCCATCCAGACTTCCATGACGAATATCAAACCAAGTCAGCTGATGGATCAGGATTTGTGGGACTTTAAGAACCTCAAGACCTAG
- a CDS encoding YcnI family protein — MLKMIPVLSLLLGSQALAHVSLENPQAAAGSYYKAVVRVPHGCDATATTSLTVHLPKGFTTPKPMPKPGWDVAVETDNNGVATAVKFSGGNLPDAFYDEFVIRAKITAPANSILYFKVSQVCEKGQIDWFDIPAPGQDEHELAAPAASLKVTAGASGH; from the coding sequence GTGCTTAAAATGATCCCTGTTCTGTCTTTGTTACTGGGCTCTCAAGCCCTGGCCCATGTGTCCCTGGAAAACCCTCAAGCCGCTGCTGGCAGCTATTACAAGGCTGTTGTGCGCGTTCCTCATGGCTGTGATGCCACAGCCACCACGTCTCTGACGGTGCATTTGCCCAAGGGCTTCACCACGCCTAAACCCATGCCGAAACCAGGCTGGGATGTGGCGGTGGAAACCGACAATAACGGTGTTGCCACGGCAGTGAAATTTAGCGGCGGAAATCTGCCGGATGCGTTTTACGATGAATTTGTGATTCGTGCAAAAATCACAGCCCCGGCGAATTCAATCTTGTATTTCAAAGTGTCGCAGGTCTGTGAAAAAGGTCAGATTGACTGGTTTGATATCCCGGCGCCAGGCCAGGACGAACACGAACTGGCTGCTCCGGCGGCAAGCTTGAAAGTCACTGCAGGAGCCTCGGGCCACTAG
- a CDS encoding glutathione S-transferase family protein — protein MIDFYTASTPNGRKVTIILEELGLPYNLHKVNLKDLEQKKPEFLAMNPNGKIPTIIDNKGPEGKTTVFESGAILYYLAEKHGQFLGESLPEKTRTMQWVMFQMSAIGPIFGNYYYGLNTLTPPNPGFIERFEKEARRLVGVMEIQLSGNKYLSGEGYTIADMVTYPWVAGFIHAQPGWFEDKPAVKRWAELVGARPAVQKAMA, from the coding sequence ATGATCGATTTTTACACCGCTTCCACCCCCAACGGCCGAAAGGTGACCATCATCTTGGAAGAGCTGGGTCTTCCCTACAACCTGCACAAGGTGAACCTGAAAGATCTGGAGCAGAAAAAGCCTGAGTTCCTGGCAATGAACCCCAACGGGAAGATTCCGACAATCATCGACAACAAGGGGCCGGAAGGTAAAACCACGGTTTTTGAAAGTGGTGCTATTCTTTATTATCTGGCTGAAAAACACGGACAGTTTTTGGGCGAGTCTCTGCCGGAAAAGACCCGCACCATGCAATGGGTGATGTTTCAGATGTCGGCCATCGGTCCCATCTTTGGCAATTACTACTATGGGCTGAACACGCTGACTCCACCCAATCCCGGTTTTATTGAGCGTTTTGAAAAAGAGGCGCGCCGCCTGGTGGGAGTTATGGAAATCCAGCTTTCCGGGAACAAATATCTGTCCGGCGAGGGGTACACCATTGCCGACATGGTGACCTATCCTTGGGTGGCAGGCTTTATTCACGCCCAGCCGGGCTGGTTTGAAGACAAGCCGGCAGTTAAGCGCTGGGCCGAGCTGGTGGGAGCGCGCCCTGCAGTCCAAAAGGCCATGGCCTAA
- a CDS encoding M48 family metallopeptidase, whose translation MKTLRLIALLMTSMLISCSTLAPKVNESDINAEAAKAYAEIKAKSKISTNKEWTAMVQRVADRIAKASGENFQWEVVLIDSPEVNAWCMPGGKMAVYTGIMPVLKTEGALAAVMGHEVAHATLRHGMEGYIRAKQQSYAGILIAGATVVGGQLLCKTEECRKWSALGGVAAGFALTFLERKFSRGDETSADKKGQIYMAKAGYDPKESLVLWDRMNAAKQGAAPPEFISTHPSDQTRKNNLKSWLPEAEAAYAQSPSKYGLGAAIK comes from the coding sequence ATGAAAACATTGAGACTTATCGCCCTGCTAATGACTTCCATGCTTATCAGTTGCTCCACTCTGGCACCGAAAGTGAACGAGTCGGATATCAACGCCGAAGCCGCGAAGGCCTATGCTGAAATCAAAGCCAAATCCAAAATCTCCACCAACAAAGAATGGACCGCGATGGTTCAGCGTGTGGCCGATCGTATCGCCAAGGCCTCTGGTGAAAACTTCCAGTGGGAAGTCGTTTTGATCGACAGCCCCGAGGTCAACGCTTGGTGCATGCCTGGCGGAAAGATGGCTGTTTATACCGGCATCATGCCCGTGCTGAAAACCGAAGGGGCACTGGCGGCGGTGATGGGTCATGAAGTGGCTCACGCAACTTTGCGCCACGGGATGGAAGGTTATATTCGCGCAAAACAACAAAGTTATGCGGGGATCCTGATTGCGGGCGCCACCGTCGTGGGTGGACAGTTGCTGTGTAAAACCGAAGAGTGCCGTAAATGGAGCGCCCTGGGCGGAGTCGCGGCAGGTTTTGCCCTGACATTCCTGGAAAGAAAGTTCAGCCGCGGGGATGAAACATCTGCAGATAAAAAAGGTCAGATCTATATGGCCAAGGCCGGGTACGACCCGAAAGAATCTTTAGTGCTGTGGGATCGCATGAACGCCGCCAAACAAGGCGCGGCCCCACCGGAGTTTATTTCCACGCACCCGTCTGATCAGACCCGTAAGAACAATCTGAAAAGCTGGCTGCCGGAAGCCGAAGCTGCTTACGCCCAGTCGCCAAGCAAATACGGCCTGGGCGCAGCGATCAAGTAA
- a CDS encoding acetyl-CoA C-acetyltransferase produces MSNRKTMRPVAILAGSRTPFTKSFTNYSRTSNRELMTATVRDLVDKTQLRGALLGDVSLGAVMKNASDWNLARETVLGAGLDPHTPGYDVQRACGTGLETVAQIALKIASGQIESGIGGGTDTNSDIAGVLPHEFSWIMMEAQKEKTLGGRLKKFAELKLQYLKPRFPNVQEPRTGKSMGDHTEMMVKDWMITREAQDELAYHSHQNAAKAYAEGFYKDLVFDFKGLKQDIFVRPDTTLEKLAKLKPAFDFNGTGTLTAGNSTPLTDGASAVLLGSEEFAKEKNLPVLAYFVDADYAAVDFVKGEGLLMAPTRAVANLLRRNNLTLQDFDFYEIHEAFAGQVLCTLKAWEDEEYCRTQLGWSKALGSIDRSKMNVKGGSLALGHPFAATGGRIVASLAKMLAQKGSGRGLISICTAGGMGVAAIIER; encoded by the coding sequence ATGAGCAACCGTAAAACCATGAGACCCGTCGCCATCCTGGCCGGCTCCAGAACTCCGTTCACAAAATCCTTCACGAATTATTCACGCACCTCCAATCGTGAGCTGATGACAGCCACCGTGCGTGATCTGGTCGACAAGACCCAGCTTCGCGGGGCCCTTCTGGGGGATGTGTCTTTGGGGGCGGTGATGAAAAACGCCTCGGACTGGAATCTGGCCAGGGAAACGGTTTTGGGGGCAGGACTTGACCCGCACACGCCGGGTTATGACGTACAACGCGCTTGCGGCACGGGTCTTGAGACGGTCGCACAAATTGCTTTGAAGATCGCCTCGGGCCAGATCGAAAGCGGAATCGGTGGCGGGACTGATACCAACAGTGATATCGCCGGTGTTTTACCGCATGAATTTTCCTGGATCATGATGGAAGCACAAAAAGAAAAGACTCTGGGCGGCCGTCTGAAAAAGTTCGCCGAACTAAAACTTCAGTATCTAAAGCCACGTTTCCCGAACGTGCAGGAGCCACGCACTGGCAAGTCCATGGGTGATCACACTGAGATGATGGTGAAAGACTGGATGATCACGCGCGAGGCGCAGGATGAACTGGCGTATCACAGTCATCAGAATGCCGCCAAAGCTTATGCCGAAGGTTTCTATAAAGACTTGGTGTTTGATTTCAAAGGTCTGAAACAGGACATCTTTGTTCGTCCGGACACGACCCTGGAAAAATTGGCAAAGCTGAAGCCGGCCTTTGATTTCAATGGCACCGGCACATTGACCGCGGGAAACAGCACTCCACTGACGGATGGTGCGTCCGCAGTTTTGTTGGGCAGTGAAGAGTTTGCCAAAGAGAAAAACCTTCCCGTGCTGGCCTACTTTGTCGATGCAGATTATGCTGCGGTGGACTTTGTAAAAGGCGAAGGTCTTTTGATGGCGCCGACTCGCGCAGTGGCGAATCTGCTTCGTCGTAACAATCTGACTTTGCAGGATTTTGATTTCTATGAAATTCACGAAGCTTTTGCTGGTCAGGTTCTTTGCACTTTGAAAGCCTGGGAAGACGAAGAATACTGCCGCACGCAACTGGGCTGGAGCAAAGCACTGGGTTCCATTGATCGTTCTAAAATGAACGTCAAAGGCGGAAGTCTGGCTTTGGGACATCCATTTGCGGCAACCGGCGGAAGAATCGTAGCCAGTCTTGCCAAGATGCTGGCGCAAAAAGGTTCCGGCCGTGGCTTGATCTCCATCTGTACCGCGGGTGGTATGGGTGTGGCTGCGATCATTGAAAGATAG
- a CDS encoding TetR/AcrR family transcriptional regulator has protein sequence MDTRTRALDLGRHYLQTLGFNGFSFQTVADALGIRKASLHYYFASKEDLGMALIEEYQKSYADWAVKREHLSAEEKMEQLIQMFVKIGADHKICPGGVLCADFGSVSNPMKKKLLQFHLGQKAWLVRTLKQGIQEKTFRKNLPVEETADLIQASIQGGLQVARIRGEMKSFKTLGKTLIQNLKA, from the coding sequence ATGGACACTAGAACTCGCGCCCTGGACCTGGGACGCCATTATCTGCAAACCCTGGGCTTTAATGGCTTCAGCTTTCAAACAGTCGCCGATGCCCTGGGGATCCGCAAAGCCAGTCTGCATTACTATTTCGCCTCAAAAGAAGACCTGGGCATGGCCCTGATTGAGGAATACCAAAAGTCTTATGCCGACTGGGCCGTAAAAAGAGAGCATCTCTCTGCAGAAGAAAAAATGGAACAACTGATCCAGATGTTTGTCAAAATCGGGGCCGATCACAAAATCTGTCCCGGAGGCGTTTTGTGCGCGGACTTTGGCAGCGTTTCAAATCCGATGAAGAAAAAACTGCTGCAGTTTCATCTGGGACAAAAAGCCTGGCTGGTTCGCACTCTCAAACAAGGCATTCAGGAAAAAACTTTCCGAAAAAATCTGCCTGTGGAAGAAACCGCTGATCTGATTCAAGCCAGCATTCAAGGAGGCCTGCAGGTGGCGCGCATTCGCGGTGAAATGAAAAGCTTCAAGACTTTGGGAAAGACACTGATTCAGAACCTTAAAGCTTGA